The following proteins are encoded in a genomic region of bacterium:
- a CDS encoding UbiX family flavin prenyltransferase: MAHARRLIVALSGSTGPHYGVRLLEVLRAHTDVETHLILTAAARKTIAYEMGRDPATVAALAHVVHDERNIAGSIASGTFVTDGMVVAPCSIKTLSAIANSYNDTLTVRAADVCLKERRRLVLVVRETPLHAGHLRLMVEATEAGAVILPPVPGFYHLPKTVGDLVDHTIVKILDQFGIHLDLIRRWTGLDPEGAVVSLDRPRRKGSAKPGR; encoded by the coding sequence ATGGCACACGCGCGCCGCTTGATCGTTGCCCTATCCGGATCGACCGGCCCCCACTACGGGGTCCGCCTGTTGGAAGTGCTTCGGGCGCACACCGACGTCGAAACCCACCTCATCCTGACGGCGGCCGCCCGGAAGACCATCGCCTACGAGATGGGGCGGGATCCCGCGACCGTGGCGGCGCTGGCGCACGTCGTTCACGACGAACGGAACATCGCCGGATCGATCGCCAGCGGGACCTTTGTCACCGATGGGATGGTCGTCGCGCCCTGCTCGATCAAGACCTTGTCCGCGATCGCGAACAGCTACAACGACACCTTGACGGTGCGGGCCGCCGATGTCTGCCTCAAGGAGCGCCGGCGGCTGGTCCTCGTGGTGCGGGAGACGCCCCTGCACGCGGGACATCTCCGGCTGATGGTCGAGGCCACGGAGGCGGGGGCGGTGATTCTGCCGCCGGTGCCGGGCTTCTATCATCTGCCGAAGACGGTGGGGGATCTCGTCGACCACACGATCGTCAAAATCCTCGATCAGTTCGGCATCCACCTTGATCTGATCCGGCGCTGGACCGGGCTCGACCCCGAGGGGGCGGTGGTGAGCCTCGACCGGCCCCGCCGCAAGGGGTCCGCGAAGCCCGGCCGATGA
- the fni gene encoding type 2 isopentenyl-diphosphate Delta-isomerase, producing MSRRPARRTRRPVRPRSSAAPRGPVERRKAEHLRLATSGNVTSPRGPGWADVHLVHQALPAADLDAIDLTTEFLGHRLRAPLAIASMTGGHRGGGDINARLARAAERFGVAMGLGSQRAALHNPALARTYAVAREAAPHALLIANVGAAQLVTQEGGPPLTHRHLADAVAMIGADALAIHLNFLEETIQPEGDRRVAGLRDALADAVGSLAVPAIAKETGAGISPHTAVELRALGFRALDVGGMGGTSFAAIETARAEARRDRRRTLLGRVYAEWGIPTAVSVVAAAPAGLPLIATGGVRTGLDAAKAIALGATLVGVGSPLLSAALEGDAAIELWITQFLEELRVAVFLSGGTRAAELRSAPRVVLGETRRWIEDIGCGDALAPAPGG from the coding sequence ATGAGCCGACGCCCCGCCCGGAGGACGCGGCGTCCCGTTCGGCCGCGCTCCTCCGCCGCCCCGCGCGGGCCGGTCGAGCGGCGGAAGGCCGAGCACCTGCGGTTGGCGACGTCGGGAAACGTCACCAGCCCCCGGGGCCCCGGATGGGCCGACGTTCACCTGGTGCACCAAGCCCTTCCCGCCGCCGACCTCGACGCGATCGATCTGACGACCGAGTTCCTCGGGCATCGGCTGCGGGCGCCGCTCGCGATCGCGTCGATGACCGGGGGCCACCGCGGGGGCGGTGACATCAACGCCCGATTGGCGCGCGCCGCGGAGCGGTTCGGCGTGGCGATGGGATTGGGAAGCCAGCGCGCCGCCCTGCATAACCCCGCACTCGCCCGTACGTACGCCGTGGCGCGGGAGGCGGCCCCGCACGCGTTGCTCATCGCCAACGTTGGTGCCGCGCAACTGGTGACGCAGGAGGGCGGCCCGCCGCTGACCCACCGGCACTTGGCGGACGCGGTCGCCATGATCGGCGCGGACGCGCTGGCCATTCATCTCAACTTTCTCGAAGAGACGATCCAACCGGAAGGGGACCGGCGAGTCGCGGGGCTGCGGGACGCGCTCGCCGACGCGGTGGGGTCGCTCGCGGTGCCCGCGATCGCCAAGGAAACCGGCGCCGGCATCTCCCCGCACACCGCGGTGGAGTTGCGCGCCCTCGGGTTCCGGGCGCTCGATGTGGGGGGGATGGGCGGAACCAGTTTCGCGGCGATCGAGACGGCGCGGGCCGAAGCGCGGCGCGATCGCCGGCGCACCCTGCTCGGCAGGGTGTACGCCGAGTGGGGCATTCCGACGGCGGTGTCGGTCGTCGCCGCCGCCCCGGCCGGGCTTCCGCTCATCGCCACCGGCGGGGTGCGGACGGGCTTGGACGCCGCGAAGGCGATCGCCCTCGGCGCGACGCTGGTGGGGGTCGGCAGCCCCCTCCTCTCCGCGGCACTGGAGGGGGATGCGGCGATCGAGCTCTGGATCACGCAGTTCCTGGAAGAGCTTCGTGTCGCCGTGTTCCTCAGCGGCGGGACGCGCGCCGCCGAGCTCCGCTCGGCCCCCAGGGTCGTGCTGGGAGAGACACGGCGGTGGATCGAGGACATCGGCTGCGGGGACGCCCTCGCCCCGGCACCGGGAGGGTAG
- a CDS encoding amidase family protein → MTDLCYTPAVELRRLIRAKQVSPVEVTEAVLSRIDRLNPVLNAFITVTPDLARQEARAAEARVLEGEGVLPLDGIPYSIKDLEPTAGIRTTFGSKFFEHNVPAEDGVVASRLRASGGVLLGKTNTPHFGHKDMSDNLIGPPCRNPWKLDRTSGGSSGGAGAAVAAGLGPLAHGSDGAGSIRIPSALCGVFGLKPSFGRVPSHPNTDYWSARSHNGPMTRTVRDAALMLSVMAGPDPRDPLTIDAPPDDYLRACEGDLKGLRVAWSGDLGYATSEVAPEVRAIAERAARRFPDLGCDLEAPTIRWPDPREFHKVIWQVSIGSRMIDRAIERPAWIEPTLMQMVLAAGRLSAIEYAKALLARTVFYQAVREFFDTYDLLLTPQMPVAAWSVDAGANEGPPDVQGRPLLFLDRVPFMYPFNFTGYPAASVPCGFTAEGLPVGLQIVGRWHADAMVLRAAAGFEAIQPWAEHRPPLG, encoded by the coding sequence ATGACCGATCTGTGCTATACGCCCGCGGTCGAGCTCCGGCGGTTGATCCGTGCCAAGCAGGTCTCGCCGGTAGAGGTGACCGAGGCCGTGCTCAGCCGGATCGACCGGCTCAACCCCGTGCTGAACGCGTTCATCACCGTGACCCCGGACCTCGCACGCCAGGAGGCCCGGGCGGCCGAGGCCCGAGTGCTCGAGGGGGAGGGGGTGCTCCCGCTCGATGGGATCCCGTACTCGATCAAAGATCTCGAGCCGACCGCGGGCATTCGGACCACGTTCGGGTCGAAGTTCTTCGAACACAACGTCCCGGCCGAAGACGGCGTGGTCGCTTCGCGCCTCAGGGCGTCCGGGGGCGTCCTCCTCGGAAAAACCAACACCCCGCACTTCGGGCACAAGGACATGAGCGACAATCTGATCGGCCCGCCGTGCCGGAACCCGTGGAAGCTGGACCGGACCTCCGGCGGCTCATCGGGTGGCGCGGGGGCGGCGGTCGCCGCGGGGCTGGGACCGCTTGCGCACGGATCGGACGGGGCCGGGTCGATCCGCATTCCGTCGGCACTGTGCGGCGTCTTTGGCCTGAAGCCCTCGTTCGGACGCGTGCCGTCCCACCCGAACACCGACTACTGGTCCGCCCGCTCGCACAACGGCCCGATGACGCGGACCGTCCGCGATGCGGCGCTGATGCTGAGTGTCATGGCCGGACCCGACCCCCGGGATCCGCTCACGATCGACGCGCCGCCGGACGATTATCTCCGAGCCTGCGAGGGGGACCTTAAGGGCCTGCGGGTCGCCTGGAGCGGAGACCTCGGGTACGCGACCTCCGAGGTGGCCCCCGAGGTGCGGGCCATCGCCGAGCGGGCGGCCCGGCGCTTTCCCGACCTCGGCTGCGACTTGGAGGCACCGACGATCCGGTGGCCCGATCCGAGAGAGTTCCACAAGGTGATCTGGCAGGTCAGTATCGGATCGCGCATGATCGACCGGGCGATCGAGCGCCCCGCCTGGATCGAGCCGACGCTCATGCAGATGGTCCTCGCCGCCGGGAGGCTCAGCGCGATCGAGTACGCCAAGGCGCTGCTCGCCCGCACCGTCTTCTACCAGGCGGTGCGCGAGTTCTTCGATACCTATGACCTGCTGCTGACCCCCCAGATGCCGGTTGCGGCGTGGTCCGTGGACGCCGGCGCCAACGAGGGGCCCCCGGATGTTCAGGGGCGCCCGTTGCTCTTCCTCGACCGGGTGCCCTTCATGTATCCATTTAACTTCACCGGCTATCCGGCCGCCAGCGTGCCGTGTGGGTTCACCGCCGAGGGGCTGCCGGTCGGCCTGCAGATCGTGGGTCGCTGGCACGCCGACGCAATGGTGCTGCGCGCGGCGGCGGGGTTTGAGGCGATCCAGCCGTGGGCCGAGCATCGCCCCCCGCTCGGGTAG
- a CDS encoding zinc-binding dehydrogenase, whose product MGSGRHGRTGGGGRFGPAAGRARRGNAASSASEFAPYHLVVESVGGRTLGNVMAMRASGGTCVVFGASSGPEATFHVGRFFGTGAVTLYGLVLFNELRREPASIGLARLLRLVSGGRLRPHIDVEAPWTEIAEIAGRLVDRRYPGKAVLHVGS is encoded by the coding sequence GTGGGATCTGGCCGGCACGGTCGAACGGGCGGCGGCGGACGGTTCGGGCCCGCGGCAGGGCGCGCGCGTCGTGGGAATGCCGCGTCGTCGGCATCGGAGTTCGCCCCGTACCATCTTGTGGTCGAGTCGGTCGGAGGCCGCACCCTGGGCAACGTCATGGCGATGCGCGCCTCGGGGGGCACCTGTGTCGTGTTCGGCGCTTCCTCCGGCCCCGAGGCGACGTTTCACGTCGGCCGCTTTTTCGGCACCGGCGCCGTGACGTTGTACGGGCTGGTCCTCTTCAACGAACTGCGGCGCGAGCCGGCGTCGATCGGGTTGGCGAGGCTGCTGCGGCTGGTATCCGGCGGCCGCCTGCGGCCGCACATCGATGTGGAGGCGCCGTGGACGGAGATCGCGGAGATCGCCGGGCGGCTGGTGGACCGTCGCTATCCAGGGAAGGCGGTGCTGCATGTCGGGAGTTGA
- a CDS encoding MFS transporter, with the protein MSGVDRLLRGRLHYGWIVAGVTFLTLLTAAGIRSTPGVLIIPLEKEFGWTRTTVSLAVSINLLLYGLFGPFAAALMDRLGVRRVMLASLALVATGVGLTTFMHTPLQLILLWGVVVGLGTGTMALVLGAYIATRWFAERRGIVMGVLTASVATGQLLFLPSLASIVVVHGWRWAVLGVSGAALVMIPLVFVLMRDDPADVGLQPYGAGADHVAAPARSSVNPATAALAGLSRGARSRDFWLLSGSFFICGASTNGLIGTHLIPASMEHGIPEVTAATLLATMGVFDLIGTLASGWLSDRVDNRYLLCWYYGLRGLSLLFLPYALGTQFLGLAAFAVFYGLDWVATVPPTVRLTADIFGKRNVGVVFGWISAGHQLGAATAAFGAGAARVWLGSYQVAFMTSGLLCLIASGLVIRIGASRGGVSQVSPAEVGASI; encoded by the coding sequence ATGTCGGGAGTTGATCGGCTGCTTCGGGGCCGCCTCCACTACGGCTGGATCGTGGCCGGGGTCACCTTCCTCACGCTGCTGACGGCCGCGGGGATCCGCTCGACGCCGGGCGTGCTGATCATCCCGCTGGAGAAAGAGTTCGGATGGACGCGCACCACGGTCTCGCTGGCGGTCTCGATCAACCTCCTGCTGTACGGGCTGTTCGGTCCGTTTGCGGCCGCGCTCATGGACCGGCTCGGCGTGCGCCGTGTGATGCTGGCGTCGCTGGCGCTGGTCGCCACAGGGGTCGGCCTCACCACTTTCATGCACACCCCCTTGCAGCTCATCCTGCTCTGGGGCGTGGTGGTGGGGCTCGGCACCGGTACCATGGCGCTGGTGCTCGGCGCCTATATCGCGACCCGCTGGTTTGCGGAGCGGCGAGGGATCGTGATGGGCGTGCTCACCGCCAGCGTCGCCACCGGCCAACTCCTGTTCCTCCCCTCGCTCGCCTCGATCGTCGTCGTGCACGGATGGCGCTGGGCGGTGCTGGGCGTTTCCGGTGCGGCGCTCGTGATGATCCCGCTGGTCTTTGTGCTCATGCGCGACGACCCGGCGGATGTCGGTCTGCAGCCGTACGGCGCGGGCGCCGACCACGTTGCGGCGCCGGCGCGCTCGAGCGTCAACCCGGCGACCGCGGCACTGGCGGGGCTGTCCCGCGGCGCGCGCTCCCGAGACTTCTGGCTGCTCAGCGGGAGTTTCTTCATCTGCGGCGCCAGCACCAACGGCCTGATCGGCACCCACCTCATCCCGGCGTCGATGGAGCACGGGATTCCGGAGGTGACCGCCGCCACGCTTCTGGCGACGATGGGGGTGTTTGATCTGATCGGGACCCTCGCCTCCGGTTGGCTGTCGGACCGCGTGGACAACCGGTACCTCCTCTGCTGGTACTACGGGCTGCGGGGGCTCTCGCTGCTCTTCCTCCCATATGCGCTCGGGACGCAGTTTCTGGGCCTTGCGGCGTTCGCCGTCTTCTACGGTCTCGACTGGGTCGCCACCGTGCCGCCGACCGTCCGGCTGACCGCCGACATCTTCGGGAAGCGGAACGTGGGCGTGGTTTTTGGGTGGATCAGCGCCGGCCACCAACTCGGAGCCGCCACCGCCGCCTTCGGCGCGGGCGCCGCGCGCGTTTGGCTGGGGAGCTATCAGGTGGCGTTCATGACATCGGGGCTGCTGTGCCTGATCGCCTCCGGCCTGGTGATCCGCATCGGGGCGTCGAGGGGCGGGGTGAGCCAGGTGAGTCCCGCGGAGGTCGGGGCGTCGATCTAG
- a CDS encoding copper resistance protein CopC — MAHATLVGSDPPDLCSPVAVPRSLPGDPRCATGVVLPGVPSAVRLTFNEPVELVGRGVRVLAPTGRRVDRGPARASGSVVTMPLDPAGAGTYVVVWRVIARDTHPSQGIFAFSVGRPSVPAGGAVTAASQGAGSISGLILQVAARALHLIGYALSFGVLAFRQTVLRSLGLAAGADVNRRIWRLVGIGVLALLIAEPLALVAQTSSLGAGTRGPLDPEAIGDVLDSSFGRVLAQRLGAALLLWVLVGATGTGPDRAVGAALLLGVAVACIDGQAAHAAGARPEWLGLGLNTLHVAAMGAWVGGVVGLLGVWRIGSLAARRRQIAVRTGRVAIASLAVLAGTGTGMAAQHLAGISSLFNTTYGRALAAKLGVLLVAAALAWAATHAPEDRRRAWWVREAAALLAVLALAGLLASLPPPV; from the coding sequence ATGGCGCACGCGACCCTCGTCGGGTCCGATCCGCCCGACCTCTGCTCGCCGGTGGCGGTGCCCCGATCGTTGCCGGGCGACCCCCGATGCGCGACCGGGGTGGTCCTGCCCGGAGTCCCCTCCGCCGTGCGCCTCACCTTCAACGAACCGGTGGAACTCGTGGGACGGGGTGTCCGGGTCCTCGCGCCGACCGGCCGGCGCGTCGACCGGGGGCCGGCGCGCGCCTCCGGGTCGGTCGTCACCATGCCCCTCGATCCCGCGGGGGCGGGGACGTATGTGGTCGTGTGGCGGGTGATCGCCCGGGACACGCACCCTTCGCAGGGCATCTTCGCCTTCAGCGTTGGCCGCCCCAGCGTCCCCGCAGGCGGCGCGGTGACGGCGGCATCCCAAGGGGCGGGGTCGATCTCCGGGCTCATCCTGCAAGTGGCGGCCCGCGCGCTCCACCTCATCGGGTACGCGCTGAGTTTCGGCGTGCTGGCGTTCCGCCAGACCGTCCTGCGGTCGCTGGGGCTCGCCGCCGGGGCGGACGTGAACCGGCGGATCTGGCGGCTCGTCGGGATCGGCGTGCTCGCCCTGCTCATCGCGGAGCCGCTCGCGCTCGTGGCGCAGACCTCGAGCCTGGGGGCGGGGACTCGCGGGCCGCTTGACCCGGAGGCGATTGGCGACGTCCTGGACTCGAGCTTCGGCCGAGTGCTGGCCCAGCGCCTAGGCGCCGCCCTGCTCCTCTGGGTGCTCGTCGGCGCGACCGGGACCGGGCCCGATCGCGCGGTGGGCGCCGCCCTGTTGCTCGGGGTGGCGGTGGCGTGCATTGACGGGCAGGCGGCCCACGCCGCCGGCGCGCGGCCGGAGTGGCTCGGCCTCGGGCTCAACACCCTGCACGTGGCGGCGATGGGCGCATGGGTCGGGGGGGTGGTCGGGCTGCTCGGGGTGTGGCGAATCGGATCGCTCGCGGCCCGGCGCCGGCAGATCGCGGTCCGGACGGGGCGCGTGGCGATCGCGTCCCTCGCCGTGCTGGCCGGCACCGGAACGGGGATGGCGGCCCAGCACCTCGCCGGCATCTCCAGTCTGTTCAACACGACGTACGGGAGGGCGCTCGCCGCGAAACTCGGAGTGCTGCTCGTGGCGGCCGCGCTGGCGTGGGCTGCCACGCACGCGCCGGAGGATCGGCGGCGCGCGTGGTGGGTGCGCGAGGCGGCGGCGCTGCTGGCTGTCCTGGCCCTTGCCGGGCTGCTCGCTTCGCTGCCGCCGCCGGTCTAG
- a CDS encoding methyltransferase domain-containing protein, translating into MGETIRQRARRLADEAWARGDATGWFDLLYAGAAGRPDRIPWADMRPNPNLVEWMSRAALEGTGQRALVVGCGLGDDAEALAGAGFEVVAFDVSAAAIAWCRTRFPGSPVRYVNADLLAPPPDWQAVFDFVLEAYTLQALPPGVRPQAVERVAGFVAPGGTLLVICRARNTEDDPGGFPWPLTRAEVDLFGRHELTETGFDDYIDTSGASAVRRFRAAYRKRPAPGA; encoded by the coding sequence GTGGGGGAAACGATCCGTCAGCGGGCGCGGCGCCTCGCGGACGAGGCGTGGGCGCGCGGCGACGCGACGGGATGGTTCGACCTCCTGTACGCCGGGGCGGCGGGACGGCCGGACCGCATCCCGTGGGCCGACATGCGGCCGAACCCGAACCTGGTGGAGTGGATGTCGCGCGCTGCGCTCGAGGGAACGGGGCAGCGGGCGCTGGTCGTCGGCTGTGGATTGGGCGATGACGCGGAGGCGCTGGCCGGGGCCGGCTTCGAGGTGGTGGCGTTCGATGTCTCGGCGGCGGCGATCGCGTGGTGCCGGACGCGGTTCCCGGGGTCGCCGGTACGGTACGTCAACGCCGACCTCCTCGCGCCTCCGCCCGACTGGCAGGCGGTGTTTGACTTCGTGCTGGAGGCGTACACGCTGCAGGCGCTCCCCCCGGGCGTCCGGCCGCAGGCGGTCGAGCGCGTCGCCGGGTTCGTCGCCCCTGGAGGAACGCTGCTCGTGATCTGCCGGGCCCGGAACACCGAGGACGATCCCGGCGGCTTCCCCTGGCCGCTGACCCGGGCCGAGGTCGATCTGTTCGGACGGCACGAGCTCACCGAAACGGGTTTCGACGATTACATCGACACATCGGGGGCGTCGGCGGTCCGGCGCTTTCGGGCCGCGTATCGGAAACGTCCCGCCCCGGGGGCGTGA
- a CDS encoding M20/M25/M40 family metallo-hydrolase, with amino-acid sequence MSIERVHRYIDEHREESLEILKGLIRQPSISAQDTGVKECSRYLADLTRRLGIRSEIIDTPTQPVVYGEILVDPKQPTLLLYGHYDVQPPEPLELWQSPPFEPTVRDGRLYGRGTGDNKGQLLCHVLAAKAWAAAAGMPPINLKFVFEGEEESGSRSLGTFVREHRTKLAADLVYVSDGGLHPSGAPAVSLGNRGILGITLVAQGADRDNHSGNKGGVAPNPVWMLIHLLSTMVDRTGRVLIDGFYDHVRPIGPVEERLLATMDFDAKAFAATMGLPTLEIDGPTYWKRIMLQPYFNINGFISGYVGPGSKTIIPSRAECRIDIRLVVDQKTQEIFEKVKAHVGRIDPRVQVQARGFGTMEASRTAPDHPAVGVIARAIKAVRGVAPYIVLSGGGSLPNAVWPDVLGVDHIGVPYANADENNHSPNENISLERFNDGIHTSAQVFQTLADAHARGELGRREA; translated from the coding sequence ATGTCCATCGAGCGCGTGCACCGCTACATCGACGAGCACCGGGAGGAATCCCTCGAGATCCTGAAAGGCCTCATCCGCCAGCCGAGCATCAGCGCCCAAGACACGGGCGTCAAGGAGTGCTCCCGGTACCTCGCGGACCTGACGCGCCGGCTCGGCATCCGCTCGGAGATCATCGACACCCCCACGCAACCGGTCGTGTACGGGGAGATCTTGGTGGATCCCAAGCAGCCTACCCTCCTGCTCTACGGCCACTATGACGTGCAGCCCCCGGAGCCGCTGGAGTTGTGGCAGTCGCCGCCGTTCGAGCCCACCGTGCGCGACGGCCGACTCTACGGTCGGGGGACGGGGGACAACAAAGGACAGCTGCTCTGCCACGTGCTGGCCGCCAAGGCGTGGGCGGCGGCGGCGGGGATGCCGCCGATCAATCTCAAATTCGTCTTCGAGGGCGAGGAGGAGTCGGGGTCGCGAAGCCTCGGCACTTTCGTGCGCGAACACCGCACGAAGCTGGCGGCCGACCTCGTCTATGTCTCCGACGGCGGCCTGCACCCGTCTGGTGCGCCCGCGGTCTCCTTGGGAAACCGGGGGATCCTGGGCATCACCCTCGTCGCCCAGGGAGCGGATCGGGACAATCACTCCGGGAACAAAGGCGGCGTGGCCCCCAACCCGGTCTGGATGCTGATCCACCTGTTGTCGACCATGGTGGATCGGACGGGGCGCGTGCTGATCGACGGGTTCTACGACCACGTGCGGCCCATCGGGCCGGTGGAGGAGCGCCTCCTGGCGACCATGGATTTCGACGCCAAGGCATTCGCAGCGACGATGGGCCTTCCCACGCTCGAGATCGACGGTCCCACCTACTGGAAGCGGATCATGCTGCAGCCGTACTTCAACATCAACGGGTTCATCAGCGGGTACGTCGGGCCGGGCTCCAAGACCATCATCCCGTCTCGGGCGGAGTGCCGGATCGACATTCGCCTCGTCGTCGATCAAAAGACGCAGGAGATCTTCGAGAAGGTCAAGGCCCACGTCGGCAGGATCGATCCGCGGGTGCAGGTGCAGGCCCGGGGGTTCGGCACGATGGAGGCCAGCCGCACGGCCCCCGACCATCCGGCGGTCGGCGTGATCGCCCGGGCGATCAAAGCCGTCCGCGGGGTCGCCCCCTACATCGTCCTCTCCGGCGGAGGGAGCCTGCCGAACGCCGTCTGGCCCGATGTCCTCGGCGTCGATCACATCGGCGTGCCCTACGCCAACGCCGACGAGAACAACCACAGCCCCAACGAGAACATCAGTCTGGAACGCTTCAACGACGGGATCCACACGAGCGCTCAGGTCTTCCAAACGCTGGCCGATGCCCACGCCCGGGGCGAGCTCGGTCGGCGGGAGGCCTAG
- a CDS encoding xanthine dehydrogenase family protein molybdopterin-binding subunit produces MSSPATQWIGRPLKRREDLRFLRGRATYVGDMTLPGMAHLVIVRSTHGHARLRAVEADAARRAPGVMAVMTAQDLVGRIHPMPVNPLKDAEIAQIPHPVLAAGTVRYAGEAVAGILAESRAAAIDAARLVEIDYDPLPVVADVAAGLSGAVVLHETVPDNVLIRMTRGSGDVDAAFRAAARVVRERFHIPRIAAAPMEPRGAVVVYDHGADLLTLWVSAQEPYRPRAQMSRVLGRPEDRIRVVVPDVGGAFGSKGNLAPEVVVAALLAIDTRKPVKWIEARHENFASSPQARGLDAEVEVAVEADGRITGLRAKLTSDIGAYLYPSTSTPPSRTAELLTGAYDIPAARVEVVGVATNKVPTAPYRGAGRPEAAYMIERMVDRVAQELGLDPVAVRHRNLIGRDRFPYRSALGSVYDSGNYAPALEKACALVEYERQRKAQRQAVADGRLVGIGVAVYIEPAGGQLWESAAVSVAPDGRVTLRTGSTAHGQGHETTFGQIAAEMLQVPMEAITLQQGDTALMPKGVGTFGSRSVACGGSALFGELEKIKAKMRKIAAHILEAAEADLRWDGDRIFVQGAPSRALTFREVAAAAHQPARLPAGLEPGLEASGTFSLPDMVYPFGAYAAVIEIDRETGGVRILKFAAVDDAGRIINPLLAEGQVIGAIVQGLGQALAEEIVYDEGGQLLTGTFSDYALLHAIHAPDVTAEFTETLSPYNPLGAKGVGEAGTVGAPPALANAVMDALAPLGVETLDLPFTAEKLWRAVRGG; encoded by the coding sequence ATGAGCAGCCCGGCGACGCAATGGATCGGCCGCCCTCTGAAGCGTCGGGAGGACCTCCGGTTCCTCCGGGGCCGGGCGACGTACGTCGGCGACATGACGCTGCCCGGCATGGCGCACCTGGTCATCGTGCGCAGCACGCACGGGCACGCCCGCCTGCGGGCCGTGGAGGCGGACGCCGCGCGCCGCGCGCCCGGGGTCATGGCGGTGATGACCGCGCAGGATCTCGTCGGCCGGATCCATCCCATGCCGGTGAACCCGCTCAAGGATGCCGAGATCGCACAGATCCCCCATCCCGTCCTGGCCGCGGGGACGGTCCGGTATGCCGGGGAGGCGGTGGCAGGGATCCTCGCGGAGAGCCGCGCCGCGGCGATCGACGCGGCGCGGCTGGTGGAGATCGACTACGATCCCCTCCCCGTCGTCGCCGATGTGGCGGCGGGCCTCAGCGGCGCGGTGGTCCTTCACGAAACGGTGCCGGACAACGTCCTGATCCGCATGACCCGCGGCAGCGGGGATGTCGACGCGGCGTTTCGGGCGGCGGCGCGCGTGGTCCGCGAGAGATTCCATATCCCGCGGATCGCCGCCGCCCCCATGGAGCCGCGCGGGGCGGTCGTCGTCTACGATCACGGCGCCGATCTCCTCACGCTGTGGGTGTCCGCGCAGGAACCGTACCGGCCGCGCGCCCAGATGAGCCGCGTGCTCGGCCGCCCCGAGGACCGCATCCGGGTCGTCGTGCCGGACGTGGGTGGGGCCTTCGGGAGCAAGGGCAATCTCGCGCCCGAGGTCGTCGTCGCCGCCCTGCTCGCGATCGACACACGGAAGCCGGTCAAGTGGATCGAGGCGCGCCACGAAAACTTCGCCTCTTCGCCGCAGGCGCGCGGGCTCGATGCGGAGGTCGAGGTGGCCGTGGAGGCGGACGGACGGATCACGGGGTTGCGGGCGAAGCTCACCTCCGACATCGGAGCCTATCTCTACCCATCGACCTCCACCCCGCCGTCGAGAACGGCCGAGCTCCTCACCGGCGCGTACGACATCCCGGCGGCCCGCGTGGAGGTCGTCGGGGTCGCCACGAACAAGGTCCCCACCGCTCCTTACCGGGGCGCCGGCCGCCCCGAGGCGGCGTACATGATCGAGCGGATGGTGGACCGCGTCGCGCAGGAATTGGGCCTCGACCCCGTCGCGGTGCGCCACCGGAATCTCATCGGCCGCGACCGTTTCCCCTACCGCTCGGCGCTGGGATCCGTGTACGACTCCGGGAATTACGCGCCGGCGCTGGAGAAGGCGTGCGCGCTGGTCGAGTACGAGCGGCAGCGGAAGGCGCAGCGGCAGGCGGTGGCGGACGGCCGGCTCGTCGGCATCGGGGTCGCCGTCTACATCGAGCCGGCGGGCGGCCAGCTCTGGGAGAGCGCGGCCGTGTCGGTGGCACCCGACGGGCGGGTGACCCTCCGCACCGGATCGACCGCGCACGGGCAGGGACACGAGACGACGTTCGGGCAGATCGCCGCCGAGATGCTTCAGGTGCCGATGGAGGCCATCACCCTTCAGCAGGGAGACACCGCGCTGATGCCCAAGGGCGTCGGCACGTTCGGCAGCCGCTCCGTGGCATGCGGAGGATCCGCCCTCTTCGGGGAACTTGAGAAGATCAAGGCCAAGATGCGGAAGATCGCCGCGCACATCCTCGAGGCGGCGGAAGCGGATCTTCGGTGGGACGGGGACCGGATCTTCGTCCAGGGGGCTCCGTCCCGTGCGCTGACCTTTCGGGAGGTCGCCGCCGCCGCGCACCAGCCGGCGCGGCTGCCGGCCGGCCTCGAACCGGGGCTCGAGGCGTCGGGGACGTTCTCGCTCCCGGACATGGTCTATCCCTTCGGCGCGTACGCCGCCGTCATCGAGATCGATCGGGAGACCGGTGGTGTCCGAATTCTCAAATTTGCGGCGGTGGACGATGCGGGCCGGATCATCAACCCCCTCCTCGCGGAAGGCCAGGTGATCGGAGCGATCGTCCAGGGGCTCGGCCAGGCGCTCGCCGAAGAGATCGTCTACGACGAAGGGGGGCAGCTGCTCACCGGCACGTTCTCCGACTACGCGCTCCTCCACGCCATCCACGCGCCCGACGTGACCGCCGAGTTCACGGAGACGCTCTCGCCCTACAACCCGCTTGGAGCCAAGGGGGTGGGTGAGGCCGGCACGGTCGGGGCGCCGCCCGCGCTCGCCAACGCGGTGATGGACGCGCTCGCGCCGCTCGGCGTCGAGACCCTTGATTTGCCGTTCACCGCGGAAAAGCTGTGGCGGGCAGTACGGGGAGGCTGA